The DNA sequence tgaagagcactgCTCCATATCATCAGCAGAGGTGGAGTCGTCCTAGACCGCCTACTTTTTGGGGAGcgaggtcccaatgtctccagcgtATTGTgaaccaatcagtatgaaaggggaatgtgttagccactgagaagagtcttcgaaAGCAGTATGCAAGTCTATAACCTTAGAGGGGAAGTGGGTGTGACTATTACGAAGGGACCCTGTactgctgaatttgccacttccACTGCTGAATCCATCAGCAACACAGGCAGGCAGAGCTTCCCCTTTACTCCCCTATTCTTTCAagaagctttttctttctttattccttctcgtttttatcccccccccacacactttttTGAGAGAGAAAATGTTCCAGGGTGGGGTGGGAGCAAAAAGACAGCCTTACAACAGAAGCAGGAACACAGGTTAGGgaggggttgtagctcagtagcTGGATACCtgctgcagaaggtccctggtctaatccgaaaccctggagagtcgccgctgctgccagtcagtgtcgaccaCCCTTCCCCACCCTAGTCCTCCCCTGATGTTTGGGGCTTCATCTccgctggggaaggctggtgggTTGACAAGACGGAGCCAGACCTCAGCAGCGTAGTGGCCAATTCAGCAGGGCAAGGTCGCTTCACCAGTCACAGCCCAGCCCCCAGGATTCACcctctcttctgcagttacagaattacaGAACCAGAAGAAAACTGCAGTGTACATGGGCTCCCGCGCCCCCCCAAATAAATTCTCTTTGagggctaaatgttgccagaaacctttTGATTTGAAGAATGCTGAAAGGAAGCCAAGTGTGGAACTAGCACTTGAGAGATCAAGGCATTTTGGCATGAAGTTCACTTCTCACTtaccataggagccaatcagcatgaaagtgttagctactgaggagagtctccttagtgactgactcacctcctttcactctttggctttaatcagcacaaaaggacaaggaagcagagaGAAGACTCTTCAGTGGTTGATTGGTTTGTACATAGGGAactgctgggaccctggtcccagAAAAGtcaggggtctatgacccctgcAACCTTggaggactacacccctggagcCAGATGGATCGATAGTTtggctcagtatgaggcagcctcCTACTCTCCTAACAAATCCTGCATCATGCCTGGGCCCCgtcagcagcaccagcagcagtaTTATATACGTGCAaacaacagtgatgatgatggtagGAAGGACTCAAAGCACACAGGGCCTTTCCCTCACCCTCGAGGAGCTTCACTCACTGGCCACCTCCCTCCACATGGCCCCACCTCTCTCAGAAGCTGCTGCCAGCGCTCTGGACATGATTAGCAGCCGCACTGAAGCTCTGGCAATTCTCCTTGAGGTATTCCAGGACCAGCAggggtctttttttaaaatttggctTTATGGGGCCACCAGCAACATAGTGCAGAAGATTCCTAGACACAGAACACAGGAAGCCTCCAGACAACAAAGCAAAAGAAACATCACAAAGGTACGTGTGCCTATTCAGATTGGGAAACTTGCGTTTTTTGCAGTTGCCGTTCCTGGGAGGCTGCCAGGCATGatttgggataggattgcaggaGATCATCATATCTCCCACTTCCCATATATGCTTCAAGTCAAGGATGGGgaccttttggccctccagatgttgctggactccaactcctgccATGCCATGCTAGCCAGGGCTGATgcaagctggagtccaaccacgttgagagggccgcaggttccccatccacgCTCTTAAGTCAGAAAAGCACAGGGCCAGTGAGCCAAACACGTGTTTAAGGTGCAGGAAGAGAACTTCTTCATCACTTACCTTGTTGCAtcagaacaatcctatacatgtctactctgaacgactgagttcaatggagcttactcccaggtaagcgagtatagaattgcagccctaaTCCAACATACAGTTCCCAGTAGGAGTCTTGCAGATGGTTGTAGAAAGCATGGCCATAAAGACAACAGCCCTTCCCTGACCCGTGCAGATATATATTTCCACTAAATGGTAGAGATGCAAGTTTTCAGCAAATATATAGAATTCTTTTTAGCTTGAATGAttgagtttttgttgttgttatgtgccttcaggtcgattacgacttacggtgaccctatgaatcagcgacctccaacagcatttgtcgtgaaccaccctgttcagaagttcaggtctgtggcttcctttatggagccagttcatctctcgtttggccttcctctttttctactcccttgtttttctcagcattattgtcttttctggtgaatcgtcttctcatgatgtgtccaaagtatgatagcctcagtttcatcattttagcttctagtgacagttctggttcaatttgttctaacacctaattatttgtctttttcgcagtccatggtatttgtGGTATGAATGATTGAGATGGACAGCCTTTTCCTAGAATATATTGTTTTACTCTGCTATTCCATGCCAACAGGAATAGACTTTTTTGGTGCTAGGACGGAGAGCAGAAATTTGGATTCTCATGCTGGAAGATCAGTGCAGGTCCTAAACTAAAGCGCACCGACCCGGCTTTCCAAGGGGGTTATGCCCTTTCCATCCTGGCTAGGCAGCTTGTTCTGTAGCTGACCCCCTACTGCTCAAGTGAAGCCTTCCTGCTTTAAGCCCAATAGCTGACTTGAAAGGAAGTTGAATTGCATTTATTTCAGCAGGAATTAACCTAGGCTGCTTCCAGGCTAGCAGAGGCCTTTCCTTGCACCCACAGGGTCCCCTCCCCACTCTGAAAATAGGCTTGAAAGCAGCAACACAGTGTCCAAGGTAATCCCCCATGAGATGCTGGGAGATGAGCACCTCTGAAGTGGGTTGCTGAATTTCTGATGCGCCTTCAGCATGCGGCCATTGGTGGTGGAAACAGGCACAAGCTCACATTGCCTGAgctgctggaaacaaaatggccaGGGTGGGCTCCAGCTGAGGAGTGAACGGAAGCAAGAGTGTTGCAGGAGGGACCACCCACCAAAACATCCCATGTGACAAACCTCCCACCCCAAAGGATGTCTTAAGGAGTTTCCACACCAACAGTGACTGCGAATGTATAGCACAGTTACCTTTACTGAGAAATGGGAAACCCAGACTAAAcggactggcattttgatgccgaTGACATCATGCGGAGGTTGTGAAGTAGTTGTGTGCATCAGCAGCCCAAATTCCATAATAAACCTCCATCTGGAAGCAGCCTTTGTCTGGATTCCATTTATTCTTTCTTCTTCTGCAGCTCAATCAGTTAAGTATGCAGGATTGTAGCCTATTCTCAGTGGTAACACCAGTGACTTACAGTATATAGCCAGCCTGGAGCTAGACTAGGAGGTTCAAGTCCTCATTTTGACATAAAGCTCAtagggtgaacttgggccagtcattatttctcagcctaacctacctcacagggttgttttgaagataaaatggggaggggagagcagggcaGGAAGAACCATGTAGGCTGCCTTGATCTCCCTGGaagtacaaatgcaataaatcaatTATTCTTTGTGAATCCTCCAATACTTTTGAAGCCTTTTGCATGTATCATGCATTTAGATACACCACTTCATCTGTTTTGAAGTAAACAAGCAGTGATATGCTGCAAATTAAATTCTGAACTAAGGCCACAAATTTTACAATAGGACCGCATAGTAAGATTTCAGTTTGGGTCAAACCCAAACggtaattcccccctccccctcccctgtccaAGGAAAAAAATGGGATGTTGCAGAAGCTGAGTGGCTGGCTCTCTAGGCCAAGGGAAGCCAATATGGTGATCTCtagacttcatctcccatcatagaatcatagagttggacggggcctataaggccattgagtccaaccccctgctcaatgcaggaatccaaatcaaagcattcccgacagatggctgtccagctgcctcttgaatgcctccggtgtcggagagcccactacctctctaggtcattggttgcattgtcatatggctctaacagttaggaagttcttcctgatgtccagtcgaaatctggcttcctgcaaacgGAGTGACCACTACCCATGCTGGCTgcactgaggctgatggcagctggagtctaCCAAAActggggggcaccacattggctatcctccCTCTAGGCAGCAAGTGAGAAGGCTCCAGCAAGATCACACAAGCACAGGATACTGGCTGCCTTCTACACCAGCACCAGGCTGCGGTACCCACAGCTGCCCATGCCAACAGACCAGGGTGCTCCAGGACCTAGAAAGCCATCAGCCTGCCATACCTTTGAACCACAACAACAGCTTTATTAGTATCTGTTCTTCATATAACCCCGTACAGCAAACGGCGGTGGTGGAGAGACCGTGACGTACACTTTCATTGCCCCCCACAGGCGGGGCCCGAACACAAGGACTTGCAGCAGAAACACGGGGTGGCTGGGTGGCACTCTTGGCCTACAGCTGAGCAGTTTGGATAGGGCATGGCCCTCTTTGacaaaagacaaaaagaaaacaaggcCCGTAGCCACCTCGAGAAAAAAAAGTTCATGTTACTAGCCATGCAAAGGGGgtggaagggggtggggtgggggtgcacctgtcccctcccctcccttagtCCGCTGTGAATATACGGCTAGAGATATCATCCAGCAGCCAGTCGATGCCCGCCAGCAGGTTCTCGCCAGTGTAGGCACTGCAGCCTTGGATGCACCAGTGGTGGCTCTGGATGCTGTCAAGGTCCAAGGCCTGGAGAGAGGGGCAGAAAAACAGGAATGAGGGCAACGCTCCTGCCAGGCCACAGGGAAGACCACGTGCGGGCGAAGGGGAAGGTGGGCCTTGAAACCAAGCTCACCTGAAGTGGTGGGCAGCAGCCTGTGATCTGGAGAAGGCTCAGGACTGGCACCCCGTAGACGAGCCTTGCCTAACTTGCCAgtgtccttccagatgtttgggactacaattcccatcagcctcagccagcatggcctagtGATACTGagaccaatgggagttgtagtcccaaacatctggaaagcactgcCAGGCGGGCAAAGGCTGCCATAGGAAAAGCAAAGGGAGAAGCCATACTCCGCGTTGGCTGCCTGGTCCAGGTCCTATCTGTCTACCTACTTAGTGGATTTGGACAGGCTGCCTATCAATGTCTGTTCTCTGGGTGGATGCAGAACAAAGAATGAAACTCTATATTGTTAAAGTACAAGAAAGATGATAAAATGCAGCAttagaaaaaaatcttttttaatggagaacccccccccccaattggcaGCTCTGACTGTAGAATAAAACAGAACTCAAACACTGAGAGCcctggtgtctgtgtgtgtgtttttaaacactAACAGCATTTTGAAAACATGACTTTTAAGTTTAGAAGGCCAGGGACATAACCAGATCTTCACCTGGCCTCGAAAATACCATGAAGAAAGTGGTAGGCAGACCTTTCTAGAATGTAGCGAGGACCCccagaatgtgtttattagtttTTCCAACTCCAAAAAACACAGTTAAATTTGCTCATATTTTTAACTATCTGCGACTTGAGTTATACTCTTATTTTAAAGGGCACAATTTGTGTCCATATAGGGTTGTATTTTTTCTCTGCTGTGTTTGTCTTGATAATCCTGTAGGACCTATACCAAATCTGACGTTTATTATCCGTATACCGGACCTTTTgaaatgttttgtatgttttaaatgcccaattttgttatattgtctttgttatttttttattgtactgtaaaccgcttagaggcttctttggaaatataaagcagtatacaaattaaataataataaaaataaataaataaataaattgaactgAAAGTAACTTCTCCAACTCTAAACCATTAGAAACACCCTCCTGTCCTCAGCACACCCAGACACCAAAGCTGCCCTATCTGTGGGAAATGGATCCCCTTCTCTGCAAGGGAGCCGGCCATTCTCACCTCTTGGATGGCGGTGGAGCTCAGGGCCCCGggcaggtcctgcttgttggcaAAGATGAGCAATGTGGCCCCAGCCAGGCGCTGTTCGGAGAGAAACAACCAGTGAAAGAAGCAAGTAACCTAGGAAGAAGCCCGGCCCCAAGTCACCTGAGTGGGGCCATCAGGCTCAGTATCgcttacactgactggtagcgccTCGCCAGCATTCAGACGGGTCTTTCTCAGCTCTGTCTGGAGATGCAAGGGGCTGAACCAGGGAACTTTGGCATGTGCTCTTCCCACTGAGCGACAGTCCTAACAATAAGgatccctgttctcacagttctggaaccttctgcatgtgaagtgTGGGTGGTCcaaaagattctagtcctcataatTCTAAATGGCACATAAGCAGCTGATTTACTCCAAGTCAGACTGGTGGGACACTAAGCcaggattgtctacaccagccttccccaacccggtgccctccagaagttttccAGGGCAACtcccagtgctggctggggctgatggaagttgtagcccagcacatctggagggcttggGCTGGCAATGGGTCTCTAGGATGCTTTCCCAATCCTGCTTTGAGCCGGAATCTGAGATCTTCTGCGCGCACTGCCCCAAATGCCCCCCCAGGGTTAACCCTTGCAGCGAGCGCTAAGGCCAGCCGGAGCCCAAGGCCAAGGCTACCTTGGCTTCATGGGCCACTGAGGAGGGagccccccctcctctcccctcttggcCCCCACCTCCTCCACCAGGAGGCTCTGGAGCTCCCGCTTGCAGTCCTCCAGGCGCTGCCGGTCGGCACTGTCCACCACCCAGATGAGGCCATCCGTGCTCTCGAAGTAGTTCCGCCAGTAGGAGCGCAGGGACTTCTGGCCCCCCACGTCCCAGATGTTCAACTTGAACCTGCAAAGAGGAGACCCATTgcaaaaggaagaaaaggggggcATTGAATGGGGGCAGCTGAAGTCAaggcgggggggaggggggcgCAGAGGAGCCccagccccccttcctcctcctccccctccggcCGGGAGATGCGGGCCGCCCAGTGGGTCGGGCCGGTCCTCACCCGCGATGCTCCAGCGTCTTGATGTTGAAGCCCAGCGTGGGCGAGATGGTGTCGATCTCGTCGCCGTTGAACTTCTTCAGGATCGTCGTTTTGCCGGCGTTGTCCAGGCCCCTGACCCGGCGGGGGTGGAGGAGTTAAAGGGTCACAACCGCGGGAAGGGCGGAGGAGGGACCGGCCGGGCAACGGGGGGCCGCTCGCCCGGGAGCCCCCGCCAACACACGCGCGCTGGTTCCCCCTGCACAGGGCTTGAGGAGGCCgcactctgcacatgcacagAAGCACCCTCCACGCTCCCAGCTCGTCTCGCCATTAGCCTCAGGGGGAAAAACAACCCGAGTGAGCCTTGAAATGCTGCTCGATCCCCGGCCCCCCGCTCGGAGGAGGCGTACAGAGTCCCGCACGGAGCCCCCCGCAGCCTCCCCGctccctctgcctccccccccacgCGCGGAAGGATACAGCATCAGCAGCCGCAGCTCCCGCTCCTTCTGCCGCATCTTCTTCAGGATGCTGAGCAGCCCCATCGCGGGCGCGCGCACGCGGAGGGATGCCCACGCCGAACAGGAAGGCCGGGGCCTCTTTCGGCCAAAGAGGTATAGGCAGGCAGAAAGAGGACTCTGCACAACTCTCGCTTCCGACCGCCATTCTTAAAACCCTCCATATGCGGGGCAGCAGGGCTTTATTCCCCCCCTCCGTTGTTCTGTTTGGGTGTTTTTAACACAGGAAtcgatgcaaaaaaaaaagtaagtataACAGGGCAGGTCCAAGCGGTTCGCTTTCATTACAGcgctttgttgttctgtgccttcaagtcgattacgacttatggtggcgaccccatgaatcagtgatctccaagagcatctgttataaaccaccttgttcagatattGCAAGTTTTTCCCCTGGCCACGCCCACCACGGTATGCGGCCTCCAAAAGATTGCTcacaagggaatgcggcccttgggttgaaaaggtCCCCCAGACCTGCACCAGCGCCTCACAAGGTACGCAACACGCTGGAACATATCAGGAGAGGGCACCCATGGGAAAAACCACCGGTAGGAGGAGTGGCAGGAGGTGGGGGCCTGGATCCCCTGGAGGGCGTTGGGGAGCTTTCCCCATGTCACCGTGATGTCGATGCCACAGCGGGTGTCACAGACATAATAATGGAGAATGCATGGATGCTTTTCTGTCCGTGTGTATTCTATATATTCTGCATGCTCCTTGGCCTGAGACTAGCATTAACTGCATCGCTGCAAAACACGCAGCCCAGGCTAGGCCCTGCTGAACTCTGCTCTTAAGCTAGCCGAGATCGCATGGGAGCCTGCAGTAGTAGGCAGCGCACGTGGCtttcaggagagggagggggctggACTTTCTTGACGAACCTTTCCTCTAGCCAATGGCCAGTAGGAATTTCACGACACATCCGTATCTACAAAGATGAGGAAAAAGTTGAGAGAGACACTCCCACAGTCTGTATGGGCAATTTCCTGGTTCTCATGGTGATGGGGAGAAACCCGTATTTAGATCTTCCCCCGGGGTTCAAATGAAATCAGTGAAGAAATCCGGGATTTTAGCGCATTTGCAAAGCGGCTTAAACCGCAACCCTACGGAAAGATCCAGTTTCATTTTAGTGGAATAACGTACTCCCGAGTAGACAGGTAGAGGATCGCGCAATTCACGGCAGGTTTGTTCTGATTTCAAATGCCCCTGCCCAAGGCAAATGCAACCCCCCCTGGCGCAAATGCCAGCGCCAGCCTGGTCCGTGCCCAGCCCCATGGCCGCTGGGGGGTGGCCGGCTGCCCCCGCCCCGCCCCCCGGTGGCAGCAAAGGCCCCGCCCCCCCAGTGCGACACCCGCACCATACATGGAAAGCGCGTGGCGCTCTCCCCCCCTTCCAAAAATGTCCGGGGAACGGTAGCTTGTTCGTGGTGCTGGAACGCCGTGGCgagcaaactatagttcccaggattgctTGTCTGGGGAGTGGGTAAAGGCTTGGATACCCGGTGCAGCCGAGCCACGCCGCCTTTCGTCGGATCGGGCCGCTTGGAGGAAGCGCCTCTGCGCGCTTTGCTCCCCAGCCGCCGCCTCCCGCGGGCCAGCCTCTCCCCGTGGGGCGCGATGGGGGGCGCGGAGGCAGCGGCCCCTTGGGGCACCTGCGCGGGGATGTGCCCAGCCGAGGAGTTCTGTCGCCGGCGGCGGCAGGGCCGCTTGCACCGTCTGGAGCTGGACGCGGGGCGCGAGGCGGAGCCGGCGCTGGCCGTGAAGGAATACTCGCGTCCGGCCGCCGGCAAGGCGCCCCCGCAGCCCGAAGAGCTGCGCCCGCCCGACGTGCTCTTGGCCACCGTGCGGCACCTGCTGGCCCTGGCCGAGGAAGAGGGCGAGGCCGGCGGCGCGGACCCCCCAGTTTCGCCCTGGGAGCGCGGCGCCTTCGTGGCCGACCGCCTGCGGGCCGTGAGCCTGGACGTGACGGTGCAGCGCCTCGCCTTGGCCCGGCCCTCCGCCACCGCCGCCCTCCTGGAGCGCTCACTCGTCTGCCTGCTCCACGCCGGGCACCGCCTTAGCGCGGAGCCGCCCGCCCGCTTCGACGGTCACCTCCACCACGCCCAAGCCCAGGAGACCTTCGCCGCCCTCCGACGCATCTACCGTTATGACGAGGCGCCCCGCGCCCAGCCCTGCTTCCAGGCCCTCTTCCTCCTCTACAACCTGGGTGAGCCGGCCAGGGGAGTAGGGACTGGCACCCTTTGcccagcctagcctaccttacagggttgttgcgaagGTAAAGGCGGAGGGGGACTCTAGGCTACTCCGACTCTCTTCGCTTTTTCAGCCTAGCCAACACCACAAGGTTGTGCTGGTAAAAGGGTGAGAACTCTGGGGCTAGGAATGATATtttatcaggggtgtagtcgtccagagtctcaggggCTCTTAGTCCCCTtacatttttaggagcagggttccagcagggtctctgagattccagcatcctatgagccaatcagcatgaaaaggggagagtgttagctgctgaaaagagtcttctatcatgcttccttgctctttcctgctgattggagccagtcagagtgaaaggaggtgagtcagccactgagaagactcttcttagtagctaacacgcttgtctttcatgctcattggttcctaggaacatctgttgtggtaggtgaaggatctcattctcaacccagcagcaaaaaaaggagggaggggaggggaccctacacgtctgaatttgccaatacactACTGTATTTTAGCCTAGcctgtctcacagggttgttgtaaaggtgggggtggggaaccgtAGGCTACTTCCACTCTCTTTGCTCTTTCAGCCTAGCCTACACCACAAGGTTGTTGTGTGGGTAAAAGGGTGTGAACCCTGGGGCTAGGCACCTTATTTCAGCCTAGTCTATCTTCGGAGGGGGGTTAAGAGTTAAGTGGGGGGGGGCGACTCTTgggccagcctctctgcctcagCCAACCCAACCCCATAAGGCAGAGAGGCAGAAGAACTGCATGGCCTGGGGAAGGAAGCTACCCCGGGCGCTTCATCTCCCACTGACTCCACAGAAGGCGCTTCCTTGCATGCATcaccttgaattccttggagggAAGGAAGGATGTAAATacagttaaataaatacatgcaacaGCTGTCGTCAGCTGGGGTGGGGATGGGTGGTCTTCCCACTTTTGCAGCGCGATGGTTCAGACCCAAGAGCTTGTAGTGGCCACAACTGCAGGGATGAACCTTCCTCCTTCCAGTGgccaaacaacaaaaaaattgGGGGTGCAGAAGGGATAGAGCCCCCATGTGTTAGTTTTCAGCCCCagaaataaatgtatattttatattaccACTCCCACTTTTCCAAGTTTGGATGCCGAGGGTTAGAGCCTGGTTTTAATTTCCAGATTCTGACAGGTAGGTAGTTGCAATGTGGACGTGTGATGCGCCTCTCCTTCACAGAATCTAGCAATGGGGATTGAGGGGGGAAGTGACTCATTCTTTGGGGGGGTTGCCCTGCCCCACACCACCTGGGGCCCCTCCACCACCATCCAACAGTCCCTGCCTCCTTTCACGTTTtcactttttcttctcctcctaATCAAATATTTCAGTGCAGCTTTTCTGGCCACTGGAAAAACGTATTGAGATATTTATACAACACAAGAAAACAAAGATGGCTGTTTAAATTAGTTGTTGACTAAGTGTCCGTCAGGCAAATGTGCTCAACCAGATCCTACTAAAGTTTGGCCAGCTTTCCCTTAGCTGGTTGGACCGCAGCTCCGATTGGCACAGCCAGTAGGATGATGGGAgtgttagtccaaaacatctggagagcatcaggttggggaaaaaAAACTCCAAGATCCATGTTAGGCTAATAcggtgaagagttctggagagctCAAAAGGTTGCGTGCTATATTGTGACATTTTGCTTGGCTTAATAATGTCACAGAAGAGCATGTAAGCTTTTGCGTTCCCCAGAACTCTTCACTGGGCTATATCAGGCAGTTTTCTCCCCACTTTGCTGGTATTTACCATCTAATCTGATGAATGGGTTTGGAAGCCTTCAATGCTTGCACACTATCTTGTGACATTTTGATCTGCCTAATAAAAGTATTGGCGTAATGTGGGTTTTGGAGGACCTTTCCTTGCCGCACTCCGGACAAAACttgagtggggggtggggggcaggagaCGAGGTCCAAGTTAGTCCAGGCCCCAGGTGGTCAGCTGGAAGGCTGGCCTGCTGCaaaacctttggctttccagggGTTTCAGGGCTACATTATGCCTGGCCTTCGGGCCACGCTGGCAGGGGctgaggcagggctgtggagtcttggagttggagttggagtcggaggcaattttgggtggagtcggagtcggtagaaatgttccagctccgacttcaaaataaaaactttcataggaatttaggaaagttttcttgttcagaaattttaatcaaataagtatattttatgttctatcaatctagcctgatgattcacatggtggtgatgaaatgccttgtgctaccattttactacagcaaatttgttattactagttaatatacatttgccatttatgaaggagttggagtcagacagtagaaaaatagaggagtcggagtcgaaggtttggcgtaccgactccacagccctgggctgAGGGTAGCTGGGCCGCAGCGTCCCCTGACCTCCTATAAGGCATGTTCATTGCGTGACCTTGTGCTTcttgtctctctcttccccctccctgccccccaaccCAACAGGCTCACCAGAAGCTCTCTGGCAGATCTTGCAGCTCCCTACTGTCGTCCGAGCCTCCCCGGAACTCTCCACGGCCCTGGCAATCCACTGGGCTTTCCTGGAGCGAAACTTTGCCCGCTTCTTCCGCCTTGCTCGGCGGCTGCCTTACCTGCAGAGCTGTGCCTTGCACCCCCACATGGCGAGGGCCCGGCACCTGGCACTGCTGGCCTTCAGCCATGGCTTCAGCGCCAGGAACTGCCGCTACCCTTTGGCTCGGCTGGCCCAGTTGATCGCCACGGACAGTCTGGAGGCGGCTGCTGCGTTGTGCCAGGCACAGGGCTTGGCTGTGGTGGAGGGCGAGGTGGTCTTCCAAAAAGGCTCCTTCAAGGACTGCCCTCCTGCGGGGCATCGGCGTTCTTGCCTGCTTGTGGACGCGAAGCGGGGGGAGTTGACTCTGTTGGAGCTTGCAGAGAGCATCTGCAGCTGATGGcacatggggaggggggcacatggCTGTGCTTATGTGTTTTTGAGACAGAAAGGCTGGACGGCTCCTGGGCTAGCGTTCTCCTCCCTCCAGACTTGCCCGAGTGACCTACGCGCTCCTCCTCTCACTCAGCTGGACTGGGGCTGGTTCTCCATGGGCAGCAGGACAAGATGGGGAAATGGGCtggacgagagccagtgtggtatagtggttaaggtactggactagtacctgagagaccagggttcgaatctccacacagccatgaagctccctgggtgaccttgggccagtcactgcctctcagcctcatgaaaaccctattcatagggtcaccataagtcgggattgacttgaaggctgtccattttcaATGCTCTAgaaaagccagtgtggcgtagtggttagagtgttggactacaacctgggagaccagggtttgaatccccacacagccatgaagctcactgggtgaccttgggccagtcactgcctctcagcctcagagggaggcaatagtaaaccccctctgaataccacttactatgaaaacccgattcataggttcgccataagttgggatcgacttgaaggtagtccattttcaTGCTCTCATACAGATGCCTCAGTTAAATGCTTCCTtctggttaaaaaaaagaagtcattgtaaaccaagggtgggaaacctgtggccctccttttGGGTTG is a window from the Rhineura floridana isolate rRhiFlo1 chromosome 22, rRhiFlo1.hap2, whole genome shotgun sequence genome containing:
- the ARL2 gene encoding ADP-ribosylation factor-like protein 2 isoform X1, whose amino-acid sequence is MGLLSILKKMRQKERELRLLMLGLDNAGKTTILKKFNGDEIDTISPTLGFNIKTLEHRGFKLNIWDVGGQKSLRSYWRNYFESTDGLIWVVDSADRQRLEDCKRELQSLLVEERLAGATLLIFANKQDLPGALSSTAIQEALDLDSIQSHHWCIQGCSAYTGENLLAGIDWLLDDISSRIFTAD
- the ARL2 gene encoding ADP-ribosylation factor-like protein 2 isoform X2; this translates as MGLLSILKKMRQKERELRLLMLGLDNAGKTTILKKFNGDEIDTISPTLGFNIKTLEHRGFKLNIWDVGGQKSLRSYWRNYFESTDGLIWVVDSADRQRLEDCKRELQSLLVEEVGAKRGEEGGLPPQWPMKPSAWLGPHCSSLPTSRTCPGP
- the SAC3D1 gene encoding SAC3 domain-containing protein 1: MGGAEAAAPWGTCAGMCPAEEFCRRRRQGRLHRLELDAGREAEPALAVKEYSRPAAGKAPPQPEELRPPDVLLATVRHLLALAEEEGEAGGADPPVSPWERGAFVADRLRAVSLDVTVQRLALARPSATAALLERSLVCLLHAGHRLSAEPPARFDGHLHHAQAQETFAALRRIYRYDEAPRAQPCFQALFLLYNLGSPEALWQILQLPTVVRASPELSTALAIHWAFLERNFARFFRLARRLPYLQSCALHPHMARARHLALLAFSHGFSARNCRYPLARLAQLIATDSLEAAAALCQAQGLAVVEGEVVFQKGSFKDCPPAGHRRSCLLVDAKRGELTLLELAESICS